Below is a genomic region from Nitrososphaerales archaeon.
TGCTACTTTAACTCAGGAAATCAAGCCTTCTCTGAGGGTAGACTCACAGTAACCACTCCATCTTTATCCTTCACCATCTTCACCGTAATCTTTCGAGGAGGGTTCTTTATACCTCTACTCCAGATCAATTCATTTAGAGAGGTATCGATCTTCACCTCAGAACCTTTCATATGCCTCTCTGCAAACTCTTTCACCAGATTGATCGCTCTTATCGCTCTTCTATGCTTGGGTGCTAACCAGGCCCTCCTTAAAGGTATTACATAGATACGTGAAATCTCCTCTTCTTCTTTCGACATTCAGCTCACCCTACACCATAACTTATCATTTAATCTTTAACTTATCTCTTCTCCACATCCTTCTCTTCGGATTTGTACGAACCCTTCTACGGGTCTTTACGATGACCCAGGTGGGGACTGGAGTATTCTGTTTTACCTTGCTATAGAGCCTATTCTTTACACCCGAAGGTTTGTTCTTGGCCAAATTTACGCCCACCTGATCTTAAACTCTCTTTTTGGTTGTTGTAAACTTGCCAATATCTGCTTCAATTCATCATCTGTAATAGGTCTTTGGAGCTTGCCAGAAGTAACGAGTTGAATGATATGATTTTCGATCATCGTCGCAACATCGGGCCTCACCATCTTAACGTTGGTAAGCCTTTGACGGGCTTCTGGTGTAAGTGCGATTCGTAATAGATTCAAACGTATCAATTGCTTTTTACGCTCTTGAAGCGAAGCTGCCAATTCTTTTTCATAATCTTCAGCCATCTTTAACACCTTTAAGCATACCTTGCTAAAGAAGGATTCTCCTTCACCAATTCTTTAAATATTTCAGTCGCGAGCTTATCAAGTTTCTTCCTTCCCAGATTCGTTAATACACGCCCTTTTCCTTCGATCTTCGCCACCAAACCTACAGCCTCCAGTTGTTGTAAGGCCTTCCTAATCGATGAGCCGCCAGCATCCCTATGGTGAGCGGGTGCCAAACCTCTACGCACCCTACCTCCGTACATCGAGCGCAGATCGTTCAATCCCAGTGGTCCATGGATGTACAATTTACGTAGAAGTGATGCGCACCTAACATACCACCAATCTTTATCCTGAGGGGGGCGTTCGGCATGTGACCCAGTCTTGACGAAGGCAGCCCATGCTGGAGGCTTGATCTGCGGCATCTTCTTTAACTGTTCAGCCAACCTCTTGATCAATATATCTTGAGGGACATCATACACTGTAGGCATGTTTACTCAACGTCTGATACCAATAATTACACCTATTTAGGTTTTATAAACTTTGATGATATGATGATATATGCAAAGCTTAATCCCTTAATCAAGTCGAGAGAATTTTGTGATACACATGCCCACACTCCATGCACGTGATGACCACTGCCTTTATCTTTCTACTCAACCTAACCCTTGCATTTAAACCAGGTATTATGAACCTTTTACACCCTCTACAGAAGAGTTGCCTCTTTTCATAGGGGAGTCGAAGGTTATATTTCATACAGATGCGCCTTGCGATCTGTGCCTGCCTTTGGGCCAGATTCATATCGATTGTAGCATTCTTTATCGCATTCTCTAGCAAGATATCAACCCTCTGCCTCGCCAATTCCCTCCATCTTGCTCGAAGAGACTTCACAAAATGGTTGATAGATGGTGAATGATAAAAACTTCACGAATCAGCGAATCACCAGCTCATCGTTTTTAAATTCATCACATGTATTAAGTAATGGCATGCTCAATCTACTGATTGTAGAAGCGGCTTTAGAAACCGTGCCTGAATCGTTATGGAACCATCCCGCTGTGAAGAAGCATGCTGCAAAGAAGGGGAAGAAGCCCGGAGAGATCCTCTTGGATCGTAGCTACCATCACTCAGCTATGCTAAAGTTAGAGAATTCGATGAAGAGGGGGAGGCCAGACCTGGTCCACTTTTCTCTACTCGAAGCGTGTAGCACACCACTATACCTACTAGGGTTATTGAAGGTCTACGTTCATACGATAAATGATGTAGTGATTCGAATCGGTACAAAGGTCCGTCTACCGAAATCGTACTTTCGTTTTGAGGGTCTGATGGAGCAGCTCTTTAAGCAGAGAAGAATAAAATCGAATAGTGAAATTTTACTCGAAATGGAGCGTATGAGCTTTTCAGAGCTCCTGGCTCAAATCAAACCACCTTTAGTCATAGGTTTATCGAGAATCGGTGAAGAGTCCAATTGCCAAAAGGTTGCTAAAGAACTCTCTTTAAAAGAGGGTTCTGCGGTAGTGGTTGGAGGCTTTCCAAGAGGCCACTTCTCTACTCATATATCTTCACACTTTGACCGCCTCTACTCTATACATAGATTATCCCTCGAAGCACATACAGTCATAGCACGTATCATTTATGAATATGAGAAACAGGTCGGCGTATCAAATTAAATCTATAGCTTGATAACTCCCTTCACATTACACGATCGGTCTTTAGACCATCCTCAACCCTTATTCATAAAAGCACTCTTTTAACCTTCTGAATTTCTGAAGCTGGCTAAATTCTACAACAGCTAAATACTTCCTAAAACTCTACTTGATATTGAAGTTTTTGGCTACAGATGACTTTTGGAAGGTGGTAAAGTGGTACACCTTCATACCTATAGTGGGATACTTTCTATACCTCCTATACTCCTCAAAGGATTTCCCGGACGTAAGGGGATGGAAGAAGTTAGGGATCGTACTGGAGAATTCGTTCCTCTACCTCGCTCTGGGCGCATCGGCAAGGTATATTGAAATACCCATAACGACCTGGCTTATAATTACTACGATAGTTGTAATAGTGATCACCCCTATCGAGTTTTTGATGATGAAAAGGTGGGGCCATCGATTCCGCTACCTCGGTTGGCACCACATTCCGACCTTTACAAGGCGAAGGTTTACCTTATCGATGATCTATGTAGCGGAGCATGTGTGGAGCTTTCTTAATCTAGGTTACATAGCAATGCACCTAACGATCGGTTAAATAGATTAAATAGATTAAATTGGTTAAAATTGAACTGATCTGATTCTTTATATAGATTCTTTGATGGTTTGTCCTTTGTAGCTTAATACATATCTGCTCCTTCATCTTCATCTTCAAATTCACCCATACTTTATAGAAGAGGAGACACCAATGATTGAACCCTCGTAAAGAATTATGAAAGAGAGCCTAATATGTAGAAGAGAGTTTGAAAACGACATCGATTAAACTTTAATATCCCTTATAAGTAATTTTAAGATGTTTGTAATCCCTGAAGGGGTCGAGAAGAGGTGCGGTCGTCGTCTAGTCTGGTCTAGGACATCAAGCCAAAACGGCATGG
It encodes:
- a CDS encoding RNase P subunit; protein product: MKSLRARWRELARQRVDILLENAIKNATIDMNLAQRQAQIARRICMKYNLRLPYEKRQLFCRGCKRFIIPGLNARVRLSRKIKAVVITCMECGHVYHKILST
- a CDS encoding 50S ribosomal protein L39e; protein product: MAKNKPSGVKNRLYSKVKQNTPVPTWVIVKTRRRVRTNPKRRMWRRDKLKIK
- a CDS encoding DNA-binding protein, with translation MAEDYEKELAASLQERKKQLIRLNLLRIALTPEARQRLTNVKMVRPDVATMIENHIIQLVTSGKLQRPITDDELKQILASLQQPKREFKIRWA
- a CDS encoding ribosome biogenesis protein, whose protein sequence is MVNDKNFTNQRITSSSFLNSSHVLSNGMLNLLIVEAALETVPESLWNHPAVKKHAAKKGKKPGEILLDRSYHHSAMLKLENSMKRGRPDLVHFSLLEACSTPLYLLGLLKVYVHTINDVVIRIGTKVRLPKSYFRFEGLMEQLFKQRRIKSNSEILLEMERMSFSELLAQIKPPLVIGLSRIGEESNCQKVAKELSLKEGSAVVVGGFPRGHFSTHISSHFDRLYSIHRLSLEAHTVIARIIYEYEKQVGVSN
- a CDS encoding 50S ribosomal protein L31e; translated protein: MSKEEEEISRIYVIPLRRAWLAPKHRRAIRAINLVKEFAERHMKGSEVKIDTSLNELIWSRGIKNPPRKITVKMVKDKDGVVTVSLPSEKA
- a CDS encoding 30S ribosomal protein S19e, which encodes MPTVYDVPQDILIKRLAEQLKKMPQIKPPAWAAFVKTGSHAERPPQDKDWWYVRCASLLRKLYIHGPLGLNDLRSMYGGRVRRGLAPAHHRDAGGSSIRKALQQLEAVGLVAKIEGKGRVLTNLGRKKLDKLATEIFKELVKENPSLARYA